From a single Hippopotamus amphibius kiboko isolate mHipAmp2 chromosome X, mHipAmp2.hap2, whole genome shotgun sequence genomic region:
- the CCDC22 gene encoding coiled-coil domain-containing protein 22: MEEADRILIHSLRQAGTAVPPDVQTLRAFTTELVVEAVVRCLRVINPAVGSSLSPLLPLAMSARFRLAMSLAQACMDLGYPLELGYQNFLYPSEPDLRDLLLFLAERLPTDASEDADQPAGDSAILLRAIGSQIRDQLALPWVPPCLRTPKLQHLQGSVHQKPFCATRLFMSELRSRGEPWEFHASPLLLPAPTQVPQPAARAASLLEHHAIQLCHAGWDHPGDEDWVPRASRLPAQEDTRAQRQRLQKHLAEHLRQTWGRPGPPQQARDLGELLQAWGAGARTGAPKGSRFTHSEKFTFHLEPEAQAAQVSDVPATSRRPEQDTWAAQEQELESLREQLEGVNRNIEEVEANMKTLGVSLVQVETECRKSELSTAEREQALRLKSRAVELLPDGAANLTKLQLVVESSAQRVIHLAGQWEKHRVPLLAEYRHLRKLQDCRELESSRRLAEIQELHQSVRAAAEEARRKEEIYKQLMSELEILPRDVSRLAYTQRILEIVGNIRKQKEEITKILSDTKELQKEINSLSGKLDRTFAVTDELVFKDAKKDDAVRKAYKYLAALHENCSQLIQTIEDTGTIMREVRDLEEQIETEMGKKTLSNLEKIREDYRSLRQENAGLLGRVRKA, translated from the exons ATGGAGGAGGCAGACCGAATCCTCATCCATTCCCTGCGCCAGGCCGGCAC GGCAGTTCCTCCAGATGTGCAGACCCTGCGAGCCTTTACCACTGAGCTGGTTGTAGAAGCTGTGGTCCGCTGCCTGCGTGTGATCAACCCTGCTGTGGGCTCCAGCCTTAGCCCCCTGCTGCCTCTCGCCATGTCTGCCCGGTTCCGTCTGGCCATGAGCCTGGCTCAGGCCTGTATG GACTTAGGCTATCCCTTGGAACTTGGCTATCAGAACTTCCTCTACCCCAGTGAGCCTGACCTCCGGGACCTGCTTCTCTTCTTGGCTGAACGTCTGCCCACTGATGCGTCCGAGGATGCAGACCAGCCTGCAG GTGACTCAGCTATCCTTCTCCGGGCCATCGGGAGCCAAATCCGGGACCAGCTGGCCCTGCCCTGGGTCCCACCCTGCCTCCGCACTCCTAAGCTGCAGCACCTCCAG GGCTCGGTCCACCAGAAGCCTTTCTGTGCCACCAGGCTGTTCATGTCTGAGTTGCGCTCCAGAGGAG AGCCCTGGGAGTTCCACGCGAGTCCCCTGCTGCTaccagcccccacccaggtgcCCCAGCCTGCTGCGAGGGCAGCCTCGCTCCTCGAACACCATGCCATCCAGCTCTGCCACGCCGGCTGGGACCACCCCGGGGACGAGGACTGGGTCCCCCGAGCATCCCGCCTCCCCGCTCAG GAGGATACTCGGGCTCAGCGGCAGCGGCTGCAGAAGCACCTGGCTGAGCACCTGCGCCAGACCTGGGGCCGGCCAGGACCCCCACAGCAAGCCCGAGACCTGGGAGAGCTGCTGCAGGCCTGGGGTGCTGGGGCCAGGACTGGTGCTCCCAAGGGCTCCCGGTTCACACATTCAGAGAAGTTCACTTTCCATCTG GAGCCCGAGGCCCAGGCAGCCCAGGTGTCAGATGTGCCGGCCACCTCCCGGCGGCCTGAACAG GACACGTGGGCAGCTCAGGAGCAGGAGCTGGAGTCTCTTCGGGAGCAGCTGGAGGGAGTGAATCGCAACATTGAAGAGGTTGAAGCCAACATGAAGACCTTGGGAGTCAGCCTTGTGCag GTGGAGACCGAGTGTCGGAAGAGTGAGCTCAGCACAGCAGAGCGTGAGCAGGCCCTGCGCCTGAAGAGCCGGGCGGTGGAGCTGCTGCCCGATGGGGCTGCCAACCTTACCAAGCTGCAG CTCGTGGTAGAGAGCAGCGCCCAGCGGGTCATCCACTTGGCGGGTCAGTGGGAAAAGCACCGGGTCCCGCTGCTTGCTGAGTACCGTCACCTCCGAAAGCTCCAGGACTGCAGAGAG CTGGAATCTTCTCGGCGGCTGGCAGAGATCCAGGAGCTGCACCAGAGTGTCCGGGCAGCTGCTGAAGAGGCCCGCCGGAAGGAGGAGATCTATAAGCAGCTG ATGTCAGAGCTCGAGATCCTGCCCAGAGACGTGTCCCGGCTGGCCTATACCCAGCGCATCCTGGAGATTGTGGGCAACATCcggaagcagaaggaagagatCACTAAG ATCTTGTCTGACACGAAGGAGCTTCAGAAGGAAATCAACTCCCTGTCTGGGAAGCTGGACCGGACGTTTGCAGTGACTGATGAGCTTGTGTTCAAG GATGCCAAAAAGGACGATGCAGTTCGGAAGGCCTACAAGTATCTAGCTGCCTTGCATGAG AACTGCAGCCAGCTCATCCAGACCATCGAGGACACGGGCACAATCATGCGGGAGGTTCGAGACCTTGAGGAGCAG ATTGAGACGGAAATGGGCAAGAAGACCCTCAGCAACCTGGAGAAGATCCGTGAGGACTACCGATCGCTTCGCCAGGAGAACGCTGGCCTCCTGGGCCGGGTCCGTAAGGCCTGA